The sequence AAGTCGCAACTGCATCGGATCAACAATATCAAGCGGCTTTGGAATTATTGTCCTCTCAATTGATGATTGCCAAGAACTGATGAGATTACGGGAATGGGAAACAAGGAAAAGGGTTTTATTGGATTCTAAAATGCTGTCTAAATGCTCATTACCTGACTATGTTAGATTATGATTTGGTGATTTTAGGAGGAAGTTTAACGGGACGCTATGCTGCTTTATTAGCGTCTCAAATGCAGGGGCGGGTCGCTTTAGTTGAACCGAAAGAACTCACTTTAACACCCGGATATCAAGGGTTATTTCCGATTGCAAATTCTATCCAAAATCAACAGCAAGTTTTCCTCAGCAAAAAAGCAGATCTTGAAAGTAATTTTAAGGGCAAAAAAATTAAACGGTGGTTAGATTTAGTCAGAGCTAACCAGACAGAAATTTATTCCCCACAACGGTTAGCGACGGGGGGAATTGATGTGATTGTGGGGGAAGGAGAATTTATTGAGTCTCGGCGTTTAAGGTTTAGAATTAATAACCGAATTTTGCGATCGCGCAATTATTTATTAGCCTTAGCATCCCAACCGAAAATTCCTGCTATTGAAGGGTTATTATCCACAGGATTTATAACCCCCAATACCCTCGATTTGTTTTTAGAAAAACAGCCGAATTTATCAGAAACGGTTCCCCAACGGTTAGCCATTATTGGAGGCGATCCCGCAGGGGTTGAGTTGGCTCAGGTGTTCACTCGTTTAGGAGTGGAGGTAATTCTAGTAGTTGAAGGAACGCAAATTTTAGCTCAAGAAGAGCCAGAAGCAGTACAGTTAATCCAAGGACAATTAGAAGCGGAAGGAGTAAAAGTTTTAACTCAAACTCCAGTCATTCAAGTTAAAAAAATTGAGGATAAAAAATGGATTCAAGCGGGAAATACCGCCCTAGAAGTTGATGAAATTCTCCTAGCTTGTGGGTCTAAAATAGATTTAGAACCCTGGAATTTTAACTTAATTAACGTTCAATTAAAAGGTCATTATTTAGGGGTGAATGAAAAATTACAAACCACAAATCCTAGAATTTACGGTTGTGGAGAGATTTTAGGGGGGTATTCCTTTGAACATATCGCCCAATATGAAGCCCAAATTGCCCTTAAAAATGCCCTATACTGGCCTAAGTTTACGGTCAATTATCAAAGCATTCCTTGGGCTATTTTTTCCCACCCCCAATTTGCCAGAGTCGGCTTCACAGAAACCCAAGCAAAAAGTCGGTATGGAACTCAAGTTATTGTTGAAAGACAATCACTCAAACAGATCACTCAAGCTCAAATTTGGGGAGAAACAACGGGATTTTGTAAACTTGTTGGCTTATCTAATGGTAAACTATTAGGGGCTACGGTGGTGGGTTCTCAAGCGAGTGAGTTAATTCATACCCTTGCTTTAGCAATTCGTCAAGGGGTAAACTTGAAAACCTTAGCAGAATGTCCTGCTATTTTACCGACGTTTTCCGAAGTTTATCATCAAAGTGCGATCGCCTGGATTGATCAACGTCGTCGTCAAAATACAGTATTATTTGATGGAATTGAGAATCTATTTCATTGGCGACGATATTGGGGAAATTAAGCTTGAAAATGTTTAGAATCAGATCTCAACAAATGCAAAAATCAAATTCTACTTTTTTATCGATGTTTTCCATTTCAAAATGTAGATTTCTCCGGTTGCTCAACGGATATCAATCCTTGACATTAATCAGTTTGGCTCTCCTAATTTTAACGGTTTCTGGCTGTCAAAAACCAGCGGCTCAAGTACAGTTAGGTCAAGATCAAGAATGTTTTGGATGTGATTTTAAAGGTAAAAGTTTACAAGGGCAGAATTTAGAAGGAGCTAAACTCAATAATTCTAACTTCAGTCAAGCAGATTTGAAAGGAGTTAATCTCAAAGGGGCGTTGTTAGATAATGTGGATTTTACGGGGGCAAATTTAGCAGGGGCTGATTTAAGTGGAGCCGCCTTAACTCAAGCTAATTTAACCAATGCTAATTTGAGTCAAGCTAATCTTACAGGGGCATTTATTCGAGGTGCTAAACTCAATAATGCTAAACTCAATAATGCTAATTTTAAGGATACTGATTTGAATTCAGCCGACTTAACGGGAGCCAATACAAAAGGAGCTAATTTTCAAGGGGCAATCATGCCGGATGGTACAATTCAAAAGTAACCTTAAAAACAGAAATCGGGTTTTTATCTTTAATTATCTGTATAATTATAGTAGGTTAAAATCCCGGTTTCTATATTCTATTTTATCATGCTTAAAGCAATTTTATTTGATTTAGATGGAACTCTTACTAATACTGACCCCTTCCACTATCAAACCTGGGCAAATGTTTTAGAAACTCATCAAATTACGATTGATTCAAGCTTTTATAAAACTCATATTAGTGGCAAAACAAACGCTGAAATTGTCAAGAATTTATTTCCTCATTTTTCCGAAGAAGAAGGATTAAAATTAGCTAATTTAAAAGAATCTAAATTTCGAGAATTAGCCGTTAATTTAGAACCCTTACCCGGATTAAACGATTTTTTAGTGTGGGTCAAACAACAGTCTTTTAAAACAGGTTTAGTGACGAATGCCCCTCGTGAAAATACAGATTTTATGCTGGAAACCCTGAATCTATCGAATTATTTTGATAGTGTTATTTTATCCGATGAAATTGGAATCGGAAAACCCGATCCGGCTCCTTATCAATATTGTTTAGAGCAGTTAAATGTTTTAGCAGAAGAAGCGATCGCATTTGAAGATTCTCCCTCTGGAATTCGGTCTGCAATTGCTGCGGGTATTAAAACCATTGGGGTTGCTTCCACTCATGAACCTAAAATTTTAACAGATTTAGGTGTGGCATTGGTGATTGAGGATTTTAAAAATTTAGCTTTGGGAACCTATCTCCAAAAAATTAGATAAAATCCTAATGATGTTGAGCTTGAGTTAGATTCTCTATTTGTTCAAGTTCAACATTATTAAGGCTTACAGGGTAGTATTTTCGTACAGCTTCGTTCCAATTCCCCTTAGTCATAAAAGAGGAATAAGCTCAAATTTAGCTAAGGTTTAGACCATTTACAACAATCTATAATTAAATTAATGAGCCGTTGATCACCTTTCTGACAGTGGACATACAACATTTTGAATACAGCAGCTTTCAAAAATGCCCTATCTTTGAATTCATTACTCTCTTGAAAACTTATATAGTTTTTAAGTTCCCTGAGCAATTCTTCTGTAGAAGTAAGTACAAGTTTACAAGATTTACAATAATTTCCAAATTCTCCCAGATAGGATTGAAATTTTGGATCTAGGACATCTCTTTTATATCGTTCTCGGATGTGAAATACCTCATCCCAAGTAGTCACTTCTTCAACATTCAAGCTAAAATCAATTTCCCATTTTGGTAGTGGTTCTCCAGTCTTTCCAGTTGTTCCGGTAAAAGGCTGACTGTTATTCAAAGAAATCGTAACTGTTTGATGATTATAAGGATCAAATGACTTGCGCCTTGTGCGATTATCTTTCATAAGAATATCTTGATCACGCTTATAACCCGAATTGCATTTATTTCCCATTGGAACAAGGTTGCGTAAATTTGCAGCCGCAAAAGGATACTTATTTTTTAATAGGTAGTGATCTAATGCTTCACGGACTGCACCTGGCGCATCAAAATCTTCACATCCACAGAAAGGACAGGTCTGACCAGAAATCTTATCATAAATTATTCTATACTGTTCATCACGAATTTCTAAATCCGTAAGAAGTGAAAATGCAAATTCAAAAAGATCTTTCACTGGCTTCTGAATAGCAGTTGGCAGATCATTAATAGTCTCACACTCACCTTGGCAGGATAGCAGGCGGGGAATTTCATTCTGATCCTTGAATGTCTGCAAAACTTGACATTGCTGTTTAGGAGTAAGTTTTACGATTACTTTATGGTAAGCATTCAAGCGCTTCTGAAACCCTTTACGGCTTTTTAATCTCTTTCTATATCGTTCTGGAACTATCTCTGGCCAGTCTGGTAGTGATTTTCCTATTTCTATATAAGAAGTATGAATTAATTGCAGAATTTCACCTAAGCACTCGTGCAACCAATTTTGTTCTATCGCCTCAATTGGATAACCAAAAAGCATCCTAAACTCCGTCCTTATTTGTTACTTGTCGAAGATGATCTGCAAGAAATGCCTTCTGTACAGAGTTTCCAAGACTTTTAATTCCTGCTTTAATTTCTTCAGGATTATCACTATTCATCAGTTTTTTAATCTTATCACGAGAAATTTGTGAGATGGGTGGATAAATATCAAAGCATTCTTCAATAATTGTGTCGAATGTAGCACCAAATGTTTCAACATTGGGATTTCTAATTTGGATTTTCTGTTCTTCGTCTTTGCTAAAGATGAAAACTTTGTCTCTTTGCATATCGGAAGGGATAAAGGGTGCGTGTGTTGTCAACAAGCAGTCTTGTCTAGCTGCTTTAGAGGTTTCTCTGCGATCGCCATCTTTTGTATGCAAATCAAGTATACGGGAGATGAATTTTACCCGCCATTGTGGATTGAAATGTGATTCAGGTTCATCCAGTAGAAACAGTATATTAGGAGATGACAACATACAAAATGTGCCAAGAAGCTGACCCATTTGGTGTTCCCCATCGGAAAGCGATACATAATCTACTTCTTGATCATTTATTTCTTCATCAGTCTTTTGCTTACGAAACATAACTCGTTCAAATCGAAAAACTTTATCCTCATCTGGCGGTTCAGGGAGGCGCGATGCAAATCTTCTGGTTTTTTTATCCCTTTTAAATCGATCACGCACACCTTTTGGGAGTGCCAAATCATTCAACATTGCAAGTTTGTGAAATGATGAATAAAGATCAAGCGCATTTCTCCAAAATGAACTGAATGCAGTTCTCGTTTCTTGGTTAATCCAATAATCAAATATATAAGTTTCTGTCTTGTCATCGTATGTATAGCAGGTAGCACATTGCTGAAGCTGATCAATATAAATCTCAAGTTCCTCAGTCAGTTGTATGCCCTTGCGTCCAGTTTGTTGTTTAATATTGGCCTGAGCTTTTGGAGCGGCAGAATGAGCAAGTTGGATAATACAACGAAAGGAGTGCAAGTCTTGCAATCTTGCTTCTTTTAACAATGCCTCTCGTTGTGAAACATCACCGAGTAGAAGATTTGCTACGAGAACTTCAAGATGTGTTTCATAGTCAATCAGCATTAAACGAGTATCAGGAATAGGTTTATTTTGGGTTGCTACGTTTAAGGCTTCGCGTGCTACCTCATCTGCATATCCACTGCGGCTCACAAGGAAGGGTAGACTGAGCGTTTCATTATCGCCTGATGTATAGCCAACGATCTTGGAAGGTAGGAAGGCATGAGTTTCAGGAGCTTTTGGATCGCAATCTATCCAATCATATTCGTCTTCATCTCTTCTCTGAATTAGAAGCGATGGACGTTTTCTACTTCCACTACTTCGTTGCCTTGATATACGGATGCGAACAGGGATTTCATCCTCTTCTGGATAAATAAAGTATTCAATCTCGAATTGCAGATCGGGATTACTTTCACCTCGTTCTTCTTTACTGATACAAACATGAAACACGGACTGAAATATCTCTGCTATGACTTGCAAAAACTGAGATTTCCCGGCTCCATTCGGCCCAATAAGACATAGAGGGTCAAAGGAAGAATAGTCGTCATTAAATTGGTTTCGCAGTCTTACATCAAGACCATCAAGCAGACCACCACAGGTTTTAGCAGAAATGATATGAACTCGTAAAAGTTTCATTGGTTTCCTCGAACAAAGCGAATTGATTTTGCTTTTTGGTCAAAGATTTGTGTGATAATTGGTTCGGGTTCACTCAGCAAGGTAAATAAGATATCTTTGAGCAAATCATAATTACCAGAAATTTTTTCACACAATTCATCAAATGAGAAAGTGTCTTGTGGCCATTGATCAATTACCTCTTTAACTGATGCTTTAGTAATCTTAATCATAGTTGGCTTCCTCTTAAAAGTTCTCTTGGGTTGAGCAGCTTGCTCGGCTCGTTTGGCTCGAATGCTTTCTAGCAAAACTGTTGCTGGTTCATCATTGGGATCTTGTGGTACTAACTCGCCTCGAAATGCTTTGTCGAGTAGCGTAGTTTTTAGTTTTTCTATCTTAGTACAAGCTTGTCTATAACAAACTTCAAGACGATCAGCGTATGCAAAGAGTCTATCGACACGACCTACTATTTCTTGCTGTTCATCAATAGAAGGAACTGATACTGGTGCTGAAACAACAGTTTTTTGATTGATCTTTGGCATATTACCACTGGTTCCAGTAGCGTATTTGCGAAAGTACGAACGAACATAATGACTTGAAAGGAGGTAATACAAGAATTTCGTTAAAACTCTATCATTAGCCCTACATTTCATTATTAAATCAGGATAGATGTACTGCTTTGGCAAACCGTCATAGATTGCACTCACACCAACATACTCTAGAGTATTAGCTCGTTGAATCAAGATATCGTTTGGTTTAAGCCAGAGGTAAGAATCTTCTGGAATTTTTTCATTAATATATTTGATATGCGTGGGATTGAATTTTCCGCTTGTTGTTGCTGTCAGAGTGAGGGATCGTGTGTCAGTTTCAAAATTAACTGCTCTAGGCGAATAACCATTACGAGGTTTCTCAATTAAGAGATCTCCAATGACTGCCTCTTGCCAACCTTCAGAGTTATTAGTATTAACCCAATCATCTGTTAACTCTCCCGATATTGCCGCAGTAATAACAGCTTGTCGAAAACGTTCGAGAAGATGCGACACACGC comes from Planktothrix sp. FACHB-1365 and encodes:
- a CDS encoding NAD(P)/FAD-dependent oxidoreductase, which produces MLDYDLVILGGSLTGRYAALLASQMQGRVALVEPKELTLTPGYQGLFPIANSIQNQQQVFLSKKADLESNFKGKKIKRWLDLVRANQTEIYSPQRLATGGIDVIVGEGEFIESRRLRFRINNRILRSRNYLLALASQPKIPAIEGLLSTGFITPNTLDLFLEKQPNLSETVPQRLAIIGGDPAGVELAQVFTRLGVEVILVVEGTQILAQEEPEAVQLIQGQLEAEGVKVLTQTPVIQVKKIEDKKWIQAGNTALEVDEILLACGSKIDLEPWNFNLINVQLKGHYLGVNEKLQTTNPRIYGCGEILGGYSFEHIAQYEAQIALKNALYWPKFTVNYQSIPWAIFSHPQFARVGFTETQAKSRYGTQVIVERQSLKQITQAQIWGETTGFCKLVGLSNGKLLGATVVGSQASELIHTLALAIRQGVNLKTLAECPAILPTFSEVYHQSAIAWIDQRRRQNTVLFDGIENLFHWRRYWGN
- a CDS encoding pentapeptide repeat-containing protein; this translates as MTLISLALLILTVSGCQKPAAQVQLGQDQECFGCDFKGKSLQGQNLEGAKLNNSNFSQADLKGVNLKGALLDNVDFTGANLAGADLSGAALTQANLTNANLSQANLTGAFIRGAKLNNAKLNNANFKDTDLNSADLTGANTKGANFQGAIMPDGTIQK
- a CDS encoding HAD family phosphatase; translation: MLKAILFDLDGTLTNTDPFHYQTWANVLETHQITIDSSFYKTHISGKTNAEIVKNLFPHFSEEEGLKLANLKESKFRELAVNLEPLPGLNDFLVWVKQQSFKTGLVTNAPRENTDFMLETLNLSNYFDSVILSDEIGIGKPDPAPYQYCLEQLNVLAEEAIAFEDSPSGIRSAIAAGIKTIGVASTHEPKILTDLGVALVIEDFKNLALGTYLQKIR
- a CDS encoding restriction system-associated AAA family ATPase, giving the protein MKLLRVHIISAKTCGGLLDGLDVRLRNQFNDDYSSFDPLCLIGPNGAGKSQFLQVIAEIFQSVFHVCISKEERGESNPDLQFEIEYFIYPEEDEIPVRIRISRQRSSGSRKRPSLLIQRRDEDEYDWIDCDPKAPETHAFLPSKIVGYTSGDNETLSLPFLVSRSGYADEVAREALNVATQNKPIPDTRLMLIDYETHLEVLVANLLLGDVSQREALLKEARLQDLHSFRCIIQLAHSAAPKAQANIKQQTGRKGIQLTEELEIYIDQLQQCATCYTYDDKTETYIFDYWINQETRTAFSSFWRNALDLYSSFHKLAMLNDLALPKGVRDRFKRDKKTRRFASRLPEPPDEDKVFRFERVMFRKQKTDEEINDQEVDYVSLSDGEHQMGQLLGTFCMLSSPNILFLLDEPESHFNPQWRVKFISRILDLHTKDGDRRETSKAARQDCLLTTHAPFIPSDMQRDKVFIFSKDEEQKIQIRNPNVETFGATFDTIIEECFDIYPPISQISRDKIKKLMNSDNPEEIKAGIKSLGNSVQKAFLADHLRQVTNKDGV
- a CDS encoding restriction endonuclease subunit S; the protein is MSNLPQHWVVTNFGSICGSGQYGWTARATSKGSVRFLRTTDITKGQIDWDSVPYCQDNPPDLDKYQIQANDILISRSGSVGFSTLIKNVPFPTVFASYLIRFVPSNNIEPRYIAYFLQSAEYWQQISEASAGIAVSNVNAKKLSAISTPLAPLNEQKRIADKLDSLLARVDACRDRLERVSHLLERFRQAVITAAISGELTDDWVNTNNSEGWQEAVIGDLLIEKPRNGYSPRAVNFETDTRSLTLTATTSGKFNPTHIKYINEKIPEDSYLWLKPNDILIQRANTLEYVGVSAIYDGLPKQYIYPDLIMKCRANDRVLTKFLYYLLSSHYVRSYFRKYATGTSGNMPKINQKTVVSAPVSVPSIDEQQEIVGRVDRLFAYADRLEVCYRQACTKIEKLKTTLLDKAFRGELVPQDPNDEPATVLLESIRAKRAEQAAQPKRTFKRKPTMIKITKASVKEVIDQWPQDTFSFDELCEKISGNYDLLKDILFTLLSEPEPIITQIFDQKAKSIRFVRGNQ